Proteins from one Impatiens glandulifera chromosome 2, dImpGla2.1, whole genome shotgun sequence genomic window:
- the LOC124924569 gene encoding uncharacterized protein LOC124924569, with the protein MPIGKILRHLQIPIGEGTPLSNSKIMNAENVRTRIEKTKERAPRAKASKEAELKISKDKNPKEDEPKEKDTAVKGKSKIKRASKKRKSIEKKAESGSHDSERISSPDPSGTIFKETPIMVVIPLPVPSNSPVKEKDAAEKIPSPRQAEASTSRAAKSIEQVSTHTHNSEIRKSPPKSIADTIESVRLRTSDVVLDVAKEVTQANNDEATSKIVEEGQAVKTDRLDDPTNETVNNEEEIPTVCPPVQEGINTERITTNPGAENPLPTEHSLQSALKVPVIPNTAPESSKPVNEEEENILVHGGNTTEKNSIGPGGDDTFQIDQNSDHGKLATIITPSESPT; encoded by the coding sequence ATGCCGATTGGAAAAATTCTCAGACATTTACAGATCCCAATCGGTGAAGGTACACCCCTatcaaactctaaaattatgAATGCTGAGAATGTTAGGACTAGGATTGAAAAAACAAAGGAGAGAGCTCCAAGGGCCAAGGCTTCTAAAGAGGCCGAACTAAAGATCTCGAAAGACAAAAACCCTAAAGAAGATGAACCTAAAGAGAAGGACACCGCAGTAAAAGGCAAGTCAAAAATCAAGAGAGCGTCTAAGAAGAGAAAGTCGATTGAGAAGAAAGCGGAAAGCGGGTCTCACGATTCCGAAAGGATATCCTCCCCCGACCCATCCGGTACGATCTTTAAGGAAACTCCAATTATGGTGGTGATTCCACTTCCAGTTCCATCTAACTCACCAGTCAAAGAGAAGGATGCAGCCGAAAAAATCCCTTCTCCAAGACAGGCCGAAGCATCTACGAGTCGGGCTGCTAAATCTATTGAACAGGTTAGTACTCACACTCATAACTCTGAAATTAGGAAATCCCCTCCTAAGAGCATTGCGGATACAATAGAATCAGTCCGGCTaagaacttcagatgtggtACTAGACGTAGCGAAAGAAGTTACTCAGGCAAATAATGACGAGGCGACAAGTAAAATTGTTGAAGAAGGTCAGGCTGTTAAAACTGACCGGTTAGATGATCCGACCAACGAAACGGTCaacaatgaagaagaaatacCAACGGTTTGTCCTCCGGTTCAAGAGGGAATTAATACAGAAAGAATTACGACAAATCCGGGTGCTGAAAACCCCCTTCCTACCGAGCATTCATTACAATCGGCTCTTAAGGTGCCGGTCATTCCTAACACTGCACCGGAATCCTCAAAACCagttaatgaagaagaagaaaatattcTAGTTCATGGAGGTAACACCACTGAAAAGAATTCAATAGGTCCCGGTGGGGACGATACTTTTCAAATAGATCAAAATTCGGATCATGGGAAACTGGCTACTATCATTACTCCATCCGAATCTCCAACATAA